A window of Phalacrocorax carbo chromosome 12, bPhaCar2.1, whole genome shotgun sequence genomic DNA:
CGCCTTAGCATTGATGCCACACATGGCACATCggtgccccagctgccccccagtgctgcagcatgAAGCCTTTAGGGTGTCCTGCTCCTCCATCCCCTGCATGTCaagcacccccaaacccatACCCCATGGGGCACAGGCCACCATGGGGGATGCATAGGGTAGGAACCCAGGCCCCTGCCCCATGCCGGGGCATACCTGCGGGGTGCCAGGCAGAatgggggcagaggggctggtgaATATCGGAGGCACCTTGTGCCCACAACACAACCCCATGGGGCAGGCGAGCCAGCCCTTCCAGAGGGCACAGAACCAGcgtgggctggggggctgcatgCAGGGGTCTCCCtggtgggggaagggggcatGCAGCACCATGCTCCCACCtggctgccctggggagggagggctggggcagtggggcgGGAGGGCAAGCGGCAGCGGGGTGGCAGGCGGAACAAGCTGGCGTGGGGCCGGGGGGTCGGCCCCGGGGGGGCCCAGCAGTCAGAGCAGATTGGCTGCCGGGGAGGCCTCCGCAGGCTCCTTAGAAAGGGCTGCAAGCGTGGGAGGCGCTAAGGGAGCAGGCAGCGTGCCGAGCCGTGCTCCCGTCCCGCTCAGCAGGCACAGCCAACGGCGGCAGGCGGGCAGCGGCGATGCCGCGGGCGGGCAGCCCCCCGGCGGGCTGGGGCATGGCACGGCTGGCCCTAGCACTGGCGCTGGCAGGGTCCCTGGGTGGCGGGCAGCACTATGACTACTATGGCTGGCAGCCCGAAAGCCTGTCCCACGGGCGCTTCTACGGACGGGAGCCACAGTGCCTCGACATCCCGCCTGACATGCAACTCTGCCACGACGTGGGCTACAAGCGCATGCGGCTGCCCAACCTACTGGAGCATGAAACCATGGCCGAAGCCAAGCAGcaggccagcagctgggtgCCCCTGCTTGCCAAGCAGTGCCACACCGACACCcagctcttcctctgctccctctTTGCCCCCGTCTGCCTTGACCGACCCGTCTACCCTTGCCGCTCCCTCTGTGAGGTGGTGCGTGACTCCTGTGCCCCTGTCATGGAGTCCTATGGCTTCCCCTGGCCTGAGATGCTGCACTGTGGCAAGTTCCCCTCCGACCATGAGCTCTGCATCGCCGTTCAGTTTGGGAACAGCAAGGCCACCCCACCGCCAGGTAAGCAGGGAGGGCACTGTGATGGGATGGGGACGCACGCAGGGCACCTGCCAGCAGCATGTCCCTGTGCAGCCAGGGACCCACACGTAGGGTCCCCCTGCGGAGCCCCTGCACACCCATTTCTGCACCCCTTGAAGCAGGGCCTGGGGTGCTGGCACTGGCTAAGGACCCTCTTTCTGCAGCAGGGCATGAGTGGGCACAGTACCAGTGGCACCAGCTGCTTTGGCTGGGCACCCCTCGCTGTGTGGGGGCCCAGGCACCCTGCCTCAAGGGAAGCCAGGCACTCAGCTgcctgcacagagctgctctcttgctgcaagggagagcagagcagccacagGAGCAGCATTGGGGGTGAATACGGGACAAGGTGGGAGCTTCTGGGGACCCATGACAGAGCTGTATCCTTTGCCTCCTGCTGGGTCCCATCCTAGCAGCAAAAAGCATCCTGCGCCTGTGGGTATCGGCCCCACACTGCAGTCGCAGGGTGTCTGTCCCCTCAGGCAGGGGAGGAGACATCACCCAAAGGCAGACCAGGGTCAGGATCAGGGCTGTGACACCCTTCAGGCTGGGGCCACCCTTGCTGATGCTGCTGTGCCCCAAAGTGTCGGCAGCTGGACAAagggtgtccccatcccacatcCCTCCTGGGGAGTGCTGGGACGCCAGCCAGCAAGGTGTTCTGTGTCCCCCATCATCCTGGCACAGCTGcccagggagcagaggggctgctAGGGCTCTCCCAGcatgtccctgcagagctggcccAGGTGACAGGCatcagcagcagggagctgtgaCAGCCGCTGGTCTCTCACTGCAGTGTCCAAGATCTGCACCCAGTGTGAGATGGAGCACAAAGCAGACGGCATGATGGAGCAGATGTGCTCTAGTGACTTTGGTGAGTGCTGGAGTTCCCTTCCCAGTCCCCCCAGACAAGGGGCtgtcctgccccagctctgACAGCCCAGACAGGCGTTGGCCAGAGGGCGTGGTTTTCCAGGGACAGCTCCATGGGAGACCCCCGAGCCATTCCCTTGGACAACCCCGTGTGCATGGGAGGGGTGCACCACAGGAGAAGACATTGGTGGGGGGGATAGGCAGAATGGGACATTTGGGAGGATCACTGAGGGCCCTGCTGaaccccacccccagcagccccttcccctaCCCAGAGTAACTTCCCCAGAGACCCTTGTTCTGGGTCCCACCCCAGGGACAGGCTGCACTCTGTT
This region includes:
- the SFRP5 gene encoding secreted frizzled-related protein 5 isoform X2; the encoded protein is MPRAGSPPAGWGMARLALALALAGSLGGGQHYDYYGWQPESLSHGRFYGREPQCLDIPPDMQLCHDVGYKRMRLPNLLEHETMAEAKQQASSWVPLLAKQCHTDTQLFLCSLFAPVCLDRPVYPCRSLCEVVRDSCAPVMESYGFPWPEMLHCGKFPSDHELCIAVQFGNSKATPPPVVKMRIKEMTEENGERRLVAAQKKKVLKLGPLKRKDTKKMVLYMRNASTCPCPQLDSLSGSFLVMGRKVGGRLLLLAVYPWQKHNKEMKFAVKFMFSYPCPLYHPLLYGAGQH
- the SFRP5 gene encoding secreted frizzled-related protein 5 isoform X1, which produces MPRAGSPPAGWGMARLALALALAGSLGGGQHYDYYGWQPESLSHGRFYGREPQCLDIPPDMQLCHDVGYKRMRLPNLLEHETMAEAKQQASSWVPLLAKQCHTDTQLFLCSLFAPVCLDRPVYPCRSLCEVVRDSCAPVMESYGFPWPEMLHCGKFPSDHELCIAVQFGNSKATPPPVSKICTQCEMEHKADGMMEQMCSSDFVVKMRIKEMTEENGERRLVAAQKKKVLKLGPLKRKDTKKMVLYMRNASTCPCPQLDSLSGSFLVMGRKVGGRLLLLAVYPWQKHNKEMKFAVKFMFSYPCPLYHPLLYGAGQH